The Kroppenstedtia pulmonis genome has a segment encoding these proteins:
- a CDS encoding YigZ family protein, with amino-acid sequence MTPPDHYFTVKGYGETEIIIQKSRFITYTQRVDTEKEASDFVNEISKKHWDATHNCYAFVIQDQTEIQRSSDDGEPSGTAGRPILEVIRARNLTNTAIVVTRYFGGIKLGAGGLIRAYSQAASEGLKAAGEIIWELHQSLEVTVDYPAMGKVEHELHKMDWQVEPPRFTDQVHWRVWIPAGREQPLFDLIAELTSGKGTVAFRQKEYRFKDRE; translated from the coding sequence ATGACTCCCCCTGACCACTACTTTACAGTCAAAGGCTACGGAGAAACGGAAATCATCATTCAAAAGTCCCGTTTCATTACCTATACCCAACGTGTTGACACAGAAAAGGAAGCATCCGATTTCGTCAATGAAATCTCTAAAAAGCATTGGGATGCAACTCATAACTGTTACGCCTTTGTTATCCAGGATCAAACAGAAATCCAACGCTCTTCGGATGATGGTGAACCTTCCGGAACAGCCGGACGCCCGATTTTGGAAGTCATCCGGGCCCGGAACCTGACCAATACCGCCATTGTCGTTACCCGCTATTTCGGCGGAATCAAACTGGGAGCAGGGGGATTGATCCGGGCATACAGTCAGGCAGCTTCCGAGGGGCTGAAGGCAGCTGGTGAAATCATTTGGGAGCTTCATCAGTCCCTGGAAGTAACCGTGGATTATCCGGCCATGGGAAAAGTGGAACATGAACTGCATAAAATGGACTGGCAGGTGGAACCACCCCGCTTTACCGATCAGGTACACTGGAGAGTCTGGATTCCCGCGGGAAGGGAGCAGCCCTTGTTTGATCTGATTGCTGAACTGACAAGCGGAAAAGGAACCGTAGCCTTCAGGCAGAAGGAGTACCGTTTCAAAGACAGGGAGTAA
- a CDS encoding MetQ/NlpA family ABC transporter substrate-binding protein produces MWKKSLWAVFVTALMLVTAACTGAAEEETTLKVGASQVPHAEILEHIKPQLEKEGIKLEVKVFQDYVLPNKTVEEGQLDANFFQHLPWMETTNKEQGWHLKKVTGVHIEPMGGYSQKIKKKSELKEGATIALPNATSEMTRVLLLLDQEGLIKLDNHNGDKKLKNIKENPKKLKFKPLEAAALPRVLDQVDMAVINTNYALQAKLDPRKDAIILEGSESPYVNVLAVKEGNEKKEAVKKLAEALTSPEVKKFIEEKYKGAVFPAFD; encoded by the coding sequence ATGTGGAAAAAGAGTTTATGGGCGGTTTTTGTAACAGCACTGATGCTGGTTACCGCCGCATGCACCGGTGCTGCGGAAGAGGAAACCACATTAAAAGTAGGCGCCTCACAGGTGCCTCATGCCGAAATATTGGAGCATATAAAGCCCCAGTTGGAAAAGGAAGGCATCAAGCTGGAAGTAAAAGTATTTCAAGACTATGTGTTGCCCAATAAAACAGTGGAGGAAGGACAGTTGGATGCGAATTTCTTTCAACACCTTCCTTGGATGGAAACTACCAATAAAGAGCAAGGGTGGCACCTGAAAAAGGTGACAGGTGTTCACATCGAACCCATGGGTGGCTATTCCCAGAAAATAAAGAAAAAATCGGAGTTAAAGGAAGGGGCCACCATCGCTCTCCCCAATGCCACCAGTGAGATGACCCGGGTTTTGTTATTACTGGACCAAGAAGGCTTGATCAAGCTGGATAATCACAATGGGGACAAAAAACTGAAAAACATCAAGGAAAACCCCAAAAAGCTGAAATTTAAACCCCTGGAAGCAGCAGCCTTACCCCGGGTACTGGATCAAGTGGACATGGCGGTTATCAATACCAACTACGCCTTGCAAGCCAAACTGGATCCACGGAAAGATGCCATTATCCTGGAAGGGTCTGAGTCACCCTATGTCAATGTGTTAGCTGTAAAAGAAGGAAATGAAAAAAAAGAGGCTGTTAAAAAACTGGCAGAGGCTCTAACCTCTCCGGAAGTGAAGAAGTTTATCGAGGAAAAGTATAAAGGGGCGGTATTTCCCGCTTTTGATTAA
- a CDS encoding methionine ABC transporter permease has protein sequence MFNEMDWPMVWQATGETIYMVGISTFFTALLGIPLGVLLVIAERGQIWEQVWLQKAVAAFVNLFRAVPFIVLVLFLFPVSAFLVGTSLGATAATVPLIAGAAPFYARMVETALREVDKGVVEAALAMGATRYRIVTRVLLPEAFPALISGLTVTCVTLVSFTAVAGVIGAGGLGDVAYRYGFQAFNDGMMVVCGILLVILVQIIQWCGDGLVRYFDKR, from the coding sequence ATGTTTAACGAAATGGATTGGCCCATGGTTTGGCAAGCGACAGGTGAAACGATCTATATGGTGGGAATATCCACTTTCTTCACGGCCCTGTTAGGTATTCCTCTGGGAGTCTTACTGGTTATTGCTGAACGGGGACAAATTTGGGAACAGGTGTGGTTGCAGAAAGCAGTGGCCGCTTTTGTCAATCTGTTTCGGGCGGTTCCCTTTATCGTACTGGTGTTGTTTCTCTTTCCAGTCTCCGCTTTTCTCGTAGGAACCTCATTGGGGGCAACGGCGGCTACGGTTCCTTTAATTGCGGGAGCGGCACCCTTTTATGCCCGGATGGTGGAAACAGCTTTACGAGAGGTGGACAAAGGGGTGGTGGAAGCAGCACTGGCCATGGGAGCCACACGGTACCGCATTGTTACCAGGGTCCTTTTGCCGGAAGCGTTTCCTGCATTGATTTCGGGATTAACCGTTACATGTGTCACTCTGGTCAGCTTTACCGCTGTAGCGGGTGTCATCGGTGCCGGGGGTTTGGGGGACGTCGCTTATCGGTATGGTTTTCAGGCTTTTAACGACGGCATGATGGTAGTTTGCGGAATCTTATTAGTTATATTGGTACAAATTATTCAGTGGTGTGGCGATGGGCTGGTCCGATATTTTGATAAACGGTGA
- a CDS encoding methionine ABC transporter ATP-binding protein — protein sequence MIQLKHIQKTYQGNKGSEGVKAVSDVNLHVRQGEIFGIIGRSGAGKSTLLRLVNGLETPTSGEVWVKGREISSLTESELRIARQKIGMIFQHFNLLWSRTVRENVSFPLEVAGKSKKEIREKVDALLERVGLQERAEAYPSQLSGGQKQRVGIARALANDPDVLLCDEATSALDPETTASILDLLKEINRDMGITLLLITHEMSVVRSICDQVAVMNQGSIIESGKVADVFRHPAHPITREFVSQLMIQEVERDKGHIIQCPIGSLSDAWKRLKAFENLSVQILSGDSGMSDLVDLHLSGEKDQIEEAMKALKVQGVDVEVAMNV from the coding sequence TTGATCCAACTGAAACACATACAGAAAACTTATCAAGGGAACAAGGGATCGGAAGGTGTAAAGGCCGTCTCCGATGTCAATTTACATGTACGACAAGGGGAAATATTCGGTATTATCGGTCGGAGTGGAGCCGGTAAAAGTACCCTGCTTCGTTTGGTGAACGGTCTGGAGACTCCCACCTCCGGTGAAGTCTGGGTGAAGGGACGGGAGATATCCAGTCTGACGGAATCAGAACTTCGTATCGCCAGACAGAAGATCGGCATGATTTTTCAACACTTTAACCTTCTGTGGTCCCGAACTGTCCGGGAGAATGTATCCTTTCCTTTGGAAGTGGCGGGTAAGTCCAAAAAAGAAATCCGTGAGAAAGTGGATGCCTTGTTGGAACGAGTGGGGCTTCAGGAACGGGCGGAGGCCTATCCTTCTCAGTTGAGCGGGGGACAAAAACAACGAGTGGGGATTGCCAGGGCATTGGCCAATGATCCGGATGTTCTCCTGTGTGATGAAGCCACATCTGCTTTGGACCCGGAGACGACCGCTTCCATTCTGGATTTGCTGAAAGAAATCAACAGAGATATGGGTATTACCCTGTTGTTGATCACACACGAGATGAGCGTTGTCCGTTCCATTTGTGACCAGGTGGCGGTAATGAATCAGGGAAGCATCATCGAATCCGGCAAAGTCGCAGATGTGTTCCGTCATCCGGCTCATCCGATTACACGGGAATTTGTCAGTCAGCTGATGATCCAGGAAGTTGAGAGGGATAAGGGGCACATTATTCAATGTCCAATAGGGTCTTTGTCCGATGCTTGGAAACGTTTGAAAGCATTTGAGAACCTTTCTGTGCAAATCCTTTCCGGCGACTCCGGAATGTCCGATCTGGTGGATCTCCATCTCTCCGGTGAGAAGGATCAGATCGAAGAAGCCATGAAGGCTCTGAAAGTCCAAGGGGTCGACGTGGAGGTGGCGATGAATGTTTAA
- a CDS encoding sugar transferase yields the protein MRSKAEAYHAADSQARTEGLQNTNSSGLYSVVKRTFELFFSIALLLFTLPVLVLTAIAIKLESKGPIFYTQERVGLNGCRIFIIKLRSMHIDAEKNGPQWAAKNDPRVTRVGRFIRKTRIDEVPQLINVIKGDMSLIGPRPERDVFTEKFAKEIPGFKQRLSVKPGLTGWAQVNGGYDSTPAEKFDLDMYYIQRQSLALDLRILYRTVWVVLSGSGAR from the coding sequence ATGCGTTCCAAAGCAGAGGCTTATCATGCAGCCGACTCGCAAGCGCGAACCGAAGGTTTGCAAAACACGAATTCGTCGGGGCTCTATTCCGTGGTCAAACGGACATTTGAACTCTTTTTTTCGATCGCTCTTTTGCTCTTTACCTTACCTGTATTGGTATTGACTGCGATCGCCATTAAATTGGAATCGAAAGGTCCCATCTTCTATACACAGGAACGGGTTGGATTAAATGGTTGCCGCATTTTCATTATCAAACTCCGTTCCATGCATATCGATGCTGAGAAAAACGGTCCCCAATGGGCTGCCAAAAATGATCCCCGTGTTACCCGGGTAGGTCGTTTTATTCGAAAAACACGGATTGATGAAGTACCCCAACTGATCAATGTTATCAAGGGAGATATGAGCTTGATCGGACCCCGTCCCGAACGGGATGTCTTTACGGAGAAGTTTGCCAAGGAAATTCCCGGCTTTAAGCAACGCCTATCCGTCAAACCGGGTCTTACCGGTTGGGCTCAAGTGAACGGCGGCTATGATTCAACACCGGCAGAGAAGTTTGATTTGGATATGTATTATATCCAGCGTCAGTCTCTGGCTTTGGATTTGAGAATTTTATACCGAACCGTCTGGGTTGTTTTATCCGGCAGTGGAGCGCGCTGA
- a CDS encoding SDR family oxidoreductase: protein MKVLVTGGAGFIGSHIVERLLVQGHQVVVVDNLTTGNETHLSSKVSFYRLNIQDEALMDVFAAEKPDAVIHQAGQSSMPRSMEDPIWDAETNIIGTIRLLEGARRYGVKKMVYASSAAVYGNPQYLPIDESHPTAPLSPYGISKWTPEMYLRNYGELYGLSWTVLRYANVYGTRQVSHGEGAVISIFIDQLLKGEPLTIDGDGEQTRDYIYVEDVARANIAALVHGDGEILNIGTGQSTSINQLIQAFESILGRTVKKVYGASRPGDIRDSYFDNNRAIQMLDWRPSVLLQDGLKRTYEYYRGIHAKNG, encoded by the coding sequence ATGAAAGTATTGGTAACAGGGGGAGCAGGGTTTATCGGCTCCCATATAGTGGAACGACTTCTGGTACAGGGACACCAGGTAGTGGTGGTGGATAATTTGACAACGGGAAATGAAACACATCTTTCTTCAAAGGTTTCATTTTACCGCTTGAATATCCAGGATGAAGCTTTGATGGATGTATTCGCTGCGGAGAAACCGGATGCCGTTATTCACCAAGCGGGGCAGTCTTCCATGCCCAGATCCATGGAAGATCCGATCTGGGACGCAGAAACCAATATTATTGGAACGATCCGTCTGCTGGAAGGGGCTCGTCGATATGGTGTGAAAAAAATGGTGTACGCTTCCTCCGCGGCTGTATACGGCAATCCTCAATATTTACCCATTGATGAATCCCATCCCACGGCTCCACTGTCTCCATATGGCATATCCAAATGGACGCCTGAGATGTACCTCAGAAATTACGGTGAATTGTACGGTCTGTCCTGGACGGTTTTGCGTTATGCCAATGTGTACGGAACTCGTCAGGTTTCCCATGGAGAAGGAGCAGTTATTTCCATTTTTATCGATCAATTGCTCAAAGGGGAGCCGCTGACCATTGACGGAGATGGGGAACAAACCCGAGATTACATCTATGTGGAAGATGTGGCACGTGCCAATATAGCGGCTTTGGTTCACGGGGATGGGGAAATCCTCAACATCGGCACGGGACAAAGTACCTCCATCAACCAGTTGATTCAGGCATTTGAAAGCATTTTGGGGCGAACTGTCAAGAAAGTGTACGGTGCCAGTCGACCTGGGGATATCAGGGACAGTTACTTTGATAATAATCGGGCTATCCAGATGTTGGACTGGAGGCCAAGTGTCCTTCTCCAGGATGGATTGAAACGCACCTATGAATATTACAGGGGAATTCATGCCAAAAATGGTTGA
- a CDS encoding NAD-dependent succinate-semialdehyde dehydrogenase — protein sequence MKSYGLFIDGQWVPASDKKEYKVFNPATGEQVGQVGDASEQDVKKGIDAAYQAFPAWSTTTAWERAGILKRVSELIMDHQDELSEIMTSEQGKPLAEAKGEVKNAANSVEWSGEEAKRIYGETIPASSRKKRIWVQRQPVGVAAAITPWNFPASMITRKVAPALAAGCTVVLKPAQQTPLTACRLMELFHEAGVPNGVINLVTGTDAAMIGDVLLADERVGKISFTGSTHVGKLLMRKAADTVKKISLELGGHAPFIIFPDADLDRASDQVLESKFRNAGQTCICTNRVYVHESVAESFTEKLAQKTKKLKMGNGMDEGVQVGPLINSEAADKVAEQVRDAVNKGARIAAGGSRRSEAEGKAHYFEPTVLTDTTDEMVIQQEETFGPVVPIQTFKTEEEAIQKANRSRYGLAAYFYTRDLSRAIQVAEKLEYGIVGVNDGVPSTVQAPFGGLKESGLGREGGKYGVEEYLETKFISFALDQ from the coding sequence ATGAAATCATACGGTCTGTTTATTGACGGCCAATGGGTACCGGCATCTGACAAGAAAGAATATAAAGTGTTCAACCCGGCTACGGGAGAACAAGTGGGTCAAGTGGGGGATGCCTCTGAACAAGATGTCAAAAAGGGAATTGATGCTGCTTATCAAGCCTTCCCGGCCTGGTCCACCACCACTGCTTGGGAACGGGCAGGTATCTTAAAGCGTGTCTCGGAGCTGATCATGGATCACCAGGATGAATTAAGTGAAATCATGACATCGGAACAGGGTAAGCCCTTGGCTGAAGCCAAAGGGGAAGTGAAAAATGCCGCCAACTCCGTGGAATGGAGTGGAGAAGAAGCAAAACGAATTTATGGAGAGACAATCCCCGCCTCTTCGCGGAAAAAGCGCATATGGGTTCAGCGACAACCTGTAGGAGTGGCCGCTGCCATTACACCTTGGAATTTCCCTGCTTCCATGATCACCCGAAAAGTGGCCCCGGCATTGGCAGCTGGTTGTACAGTGGTACTGAAACCGGCTCAGCAAACTCCCTTGACTGCTTGTCGTCTGATGGAGTTGTTTCATGAAGCAGGTGTACCCAACGGGGTCATCAATTTGGTGACGGGTACTGATGCCGCCATGATTGGAGATGTACTGTTGGCAGATGAACGGGTTGGAAAAATAAGTTTTACCGGTTCAACCCATGTTGGTAAGCTGTTGATGCGCAAAGCGGCGGATACAGTGAAAAAAATCAGTCTGGAGTTGGGAGGGCATGCTCCCTTTATCATTTTTCCTGATGCTGACCTGGATCGAGCTTCTGATCAGGTGTTGGAAAGCAAGTTCAGAAATGCCGGACAGACGTGTATCTGTACCAACCGGGTTTATGTTCATGAGAGTGTGGCAGAATCCTTTACGGAAAAATTGGCTCAAAAGACGAAAAAACTCAAAATGGGCAATGGAATGGATGAAGGCGTACAAGTGGGTCCTCTGATCAATTCTGAGGCGGCAGACAAAGTAGCAGAGCAGGTACGGGATGCTGTGAATAAAGGAGCCCGGATCGCAGCAGGGGGAAGCCGCCGAAGCGAGGCAGAGGGGAAAGCCCATTACTTTGAGCCAACGGTACTGACCGATACCACGGATGAAATGGTGATCCAGCAAGAAGAGACATTTGGACCGGTGGTTCCGATACAGACTTTTAAAACAGAAGAAGAAGCCATTCAAAAAGCGAATCGAAGCCGATACGGACTTGCGGCGTACTTTTACACCCGGGATCTCTCAAGAGCCATACAGGTGGCGGAAAAGCTGGAGTATGGCATTGTTGGAGTAAATGATGGAGTCCCTTCAACCGTACAGGCACCCTTTGGAGGGTTGAAGGAGAGCGGATTGGGACGGGAAGGCGGCAAGTATGGCGTGGAGGAGTATTTGGAAACCAAATTTATATCCTTTGCGTTGGATCAGTGA
- a CDS encoding acetolactate synthase large subunit → MKAARQLVKCLEQAGVKWVFGVPGEENLDLIEALRTSSIRFIVTRHEQGAAMMAATVGQLTGKPGVCLATLGPGATNLITGIANANLDHQPVIAITGQSGIKSRHKGSHQYLDLQALFEPVTKWSVTVNHPDTITEMMGQAFRIAVRDKPGSVHINLPEDVAKMRVGMEEESLNWISSPGVVAREKDLQHVADIINQSQCPLILAGPGIARGKAQQELQRFAEKLQAPVMETFMGKGSLSWKHPLSLVFGFYTDDRLTKATDYTDLIIAIGYDGVEYSAESWNRGKKPVIHIDTLYSETDVHYPIQGELAGDIAANLENLLGKVYPRNQSNSFYTRLREENLLEQKELAEDLTFPVKPQKLVYALRSVLKGKDMAVVDVGAHKIWMGRLYPADFPQTCLISNGFASMGVALPGAIAAKMVYPDRNVVAVCGDGALQMNIQEMETAFRLKLPIVILVWRDGGYGLIDWEQKQKGYPTASVRFENPDLVRLAEAYGGKGLRLERTEELISVLEKALQMDVPVLVDCPVDYSENMKLTERIQFKGDG, encoded by the coding sequence ATGAAAGCAGCCCGGCAGTTGGTGAAATGCTTGGAACAGGCGGGTGTGAAGTGGGTGTTTGGTGTTCCAGGTGAGGAAAACCTGGATCTGATTGAAGCCCTGCGCACTTCATCGATTCGATTTATTGTGACCCGGCATGAGCAAGGGGCTGCAATGATGGCGGCCACGGTGGGACAGTTGACAGGCAAGCCCGGAGTTTGCCTGGCGACTTTGGGTCCCGGAGCGACCAATTTAATCACCGGAATCGCCAATGCCAATCTGGATCATCAGCCGGTTATCGCCATTACCGGTCAGTCAGGTATCAAAAGTCGCCATAAAGGATCCCACCAATACCTGGATTTACAGGCTTTGTTTGAACCGGTCACCAAATGGAGTGTTACAGTGAATCATCCGGATACGATAACGGAAATGATGGGACAAGCCTTTCGAATCGCTGTCAGGGATAAGCCGGGGTCCGTTCATATAAATTTACCTGAGGATGTTGCGAAAATGAGGGTGGGGATGGAGGAAGAATCCTTGAATTGGATATCCTCTCCCGGTGTAGTTGCGAGAGAGAAGGACCTCCAACATGTGGCGGACATCATCAACCAATCACAATGTCCCTTGATTCTGGCCGGCCCTGGAATTGCCAGGGGAAAAGCTCAACAGGAGTTGCAAAGGTTTGCTGAAAAATTGCAAGCTCCTGTCATGGAGACTTTTATGGGAAAGGGAAGTCTGTCCTGGAAACATCCACTCAGTCTCGTGTTCGGTTTTTATACAGATGATCGATTGACAAAGGCGACGGATTACACAGACCTGATCATTGCCATCGGTTATGATGGGGTGGAGTATTCTGCTGAATCCTGGAACAGAGGAAAGAAGCCTGTCATTCATATCGATACGCTGTATTCGGAAACGGATGTCCACTATCCGATTCAAGGGGAATTGGCGGGAGACATTGCTGCAAACCTGGAAAATTTGCTTGGGAAGGTCTACCCTCGGAATCAGTCAAACTCATTCTATACCCGATTACGGGAAGAGAATCTCCTTGAACAAAAAGAGCTGGCAGAAGACCTTACCTTTCCGGTAAAGCCACAAAAGTTGGTATATGCCCTGCGCTCCGTTCTTAAGGGAAAAGATATGGCAGTGGTGGATGTAGGGGCCCATAAAATTTGGATGGGACGGCTTTATCCCGCTGATTTCCCGCAAACATGCTTAATCTCCAACGGATTCGCCTCCATGGGGGTTGCTTTGCCTGGTGCCATTGCCGCGAAGATGGTGTATCCTGATCGGAACGTGGTGGCTGTTTGTGGTGACGGGGCTCTTCAAATGAATATACAGGAAATGGAAACGGCGTTTCGGTTGAAGTTGCCGATAGTCATTCTTGTATGGCGGGATGGCGGATACGGTTTGATTGATTGGGAACAAAAACAGAAGGGTTATCCAACTGCTTCTGTTCGGTTTGAAAACCCGGATCTGGTTCGTTTGGCGGAAGCATACGGAGGAAAAGGGCTTCGATTGGAAAGGACAGAGGAATTAATTTCGGTTTTGGAGAAAGCGTTACAAATGGATGTTCCGGTTTTGGTTGATTGTCCTGTCGATTATAGTGAAAACATGAAATTAACTGAGAGAATTCAGTTTAAGGGGGATGGATGA
- a CDS encoding LCP family protein, translating into MRKRKGRGRRWLFTLLTLFLITSASLIGYYAYHFYSAMSKAYQPGEQSEKRKSIVNISADPVSILLLGVDERKYDKGRSDTMIVMTVNPRQKTIKLTHIPRDTYVTIPGKPGKDKINHAYAFGGAELAKETAEGFLDIPIDYYIKVNMQGFRNIIDELDGIEVDVPFDFQFQGYTFHKGPMVLQGDAALRFAQMRKSDPMGDLGRIERQQQVIKGILRKGTSLSTLGKWDDVMVHMGNHMTTDMSPWDLLKLQQFDSRLNKQQIQSIRIKGDNQKLKGVYYYMVSDEERRRVRKALMDHLELSP; encoded by the coding sequence ATGAGAAAAAGAAAAGGGAGGGGGAGACGTTGGCTTTTCACCCTGCTAACCCTCTTTCTGATCACATCGGCTTCGCTGATCGGCTATTATGCCTACCATTTTTATTCCGCCATGTCCAAGGCTTATCAACCGGGAGAACAGTCCGAAAAAAGGAAGTCAATTGTTAATATATCCGCTGATCCGGTATCCATCCTGTTACTCGGGGTAGATGAGCGAAAATACGATAAAGGGCGTTCCGATACCATGATTGTTATGACAGTCAACCCCCGTCAAAAAACAATCAAGCTGACCCATATCCCCCGTGACACTTATGTGACGATCCCGGGAAAACCCGGCAAGGATAAGATCAACCATGCTTATGCCTTTGGAGGAGCTGAGTTAGCCAAGGAAACGGCAGAGGGTTTTCTGGATATCCCCATTGATTATTATATTAAGGTGAATATGCAAGGCTTTCGGAATATCATTGATGAGTTGGATGGAATAGAAGTGGATGTTCCCTTTGATTTTCAGTTTCAAGGGTATACCTTTCACAAAGGACCCATGGTGCTACAAGGGGATGCCGCCTTACGTTTCGCTCAAATGCGTAAATCAGATCCCATGGGCGATCTGGGACGTATAGAACGCCAGCAACAAGTAATCAAGGGAATTCTGCGGAAGGGGACTTCTTTGTCCACCCTTGGCAAATGGGATGACGTAATGGTACATATGGGGAACCACATGACAACAGACATGTCTCCCTGGGATTTGCTAAAGCTGCAGCAGTTCGATTCCCGTTTGAACAAACAGCAAATCCAATCCATTCGAATAAAAGGTGACAATCAAAAGCTGAAGGGTGTCTATTATTATATGGTTTCTGATGAGGAACGCCGACGGGTAAGGAAAGCCTTGATGGATCATTTGGAGCTTTCCCCCTGA
- a CDS encoding glycosyltransferase family 4 protein, protein MRIWIVNHYAVPPEWGGITRHYELAQEWSEKEGADITLWLSSFHHNQRRFIHKQERDQIRSSSGFRLNWLWSFPHRRNDIRRIFNMMSFAFLFFWSGLMQRRPNWIFASTPHLLTPLAGWMLSRLKRCGFTLEVRDLWPDTLIRMNGLRHPVMIYMLRRLESFLYQKADKIIVLTEYQRRFLLQKGVDTERITLIPNGILVDTWKPDSSRIPEYRNKMGVSPHQFVALYAGAHGEANALEHVVRAGRYLPEDCALVLIGDGPEKEKLRRIKEEEGLHHVHFLDSVSKDEIYHYIHAADCGIISLQDNDIFRGARPNKLFDYMYAGKPIITTVSGEIQEIVEKNKVGIFSGAEDPSRLAQAILRIKQYSPEELEMVAEQGRRYIDQSADRSKLARVLYNELEWNESPRVKEMEQVKR, encoded by the coding sequence ATGCGTATCTGGATTGTGAACCACTATGCGGTTCCTCCTGAATGGGGTGGAATTACTCGCCATTATGAACTGGCGCAAGAGTGGTCGGAAAAAGAAGGAGCGGATATCACTCTGTGGCTTTCCTCCTTTCACCACAATCAGCGTCGCTTTATCCACAAACAGGAGCGGGATCAGATCCGTTCTTCGTCAGGTTTTCGTCTGAACTGGCTATGGTCTTTTCCTCACCGTCGTAACGATATTCGTCGGATATTCAATATGATGAGTTTTGCCTTCCTGTTTTTCTGGAGTGGCTTGATGCAACGACGTCCCAACTGGATCTTTGCCTCAACTCCCCACTTGCTGACACCTCTCGCCGGGTGGATGCTGTCCAGATTGAAACGGTGCGGCTTTACCCTGGAGGTTCGTGATCTGTGGCCGGATACCCTGATTCGGATGAACGGACTTCGTCATCCTGTCATGATCTACATGCTACGGCGGTTGGAATCTTTTCTTTATCAAAAAGCGGATAAAATCATTGTTTTGACAGAGTACCAGCGTCGCTTTCTTCTTCAAAAAGGTGTGGACACAGAGCGAATCACACTAATTCCCAACGGCATCCTGGTGGATACCTGGAAGCCGGATTCCTCCCGGATTCCGGAATATCGCAACAAAATGGGAGTCAGCCCCCATCAATTTGTAGCTCTTTACGCCGGAGCCCATGGTGAAGCCAATGCCCTGGAACATGTTGTCCGGGCCGGAAGGTATTTGCCGGAGGATTGTGCCCTGGTTTTGATCGGTGATGGACCGGAAAAAGAAAAATTACGCCGGATAAAGGAAGAAGAAGGGTTGCACCATGTTCACTTCTTGGACTCCGTCTCCAAGGATGAAATATACCACTACATTCATGCTGCAGATTGCGGGATTATTTCACTGCAGGATAATGACATCTTCCGGGGAGCCCGCCCCAACAAATTATTTGATTACATGTATGCCGGAAAGCCGATTATCACGACAGTAAGCGGTGAAATACAGGAAATCGTTGAGAAGAATAAGGTAGGGATTTTCAGCGGGGCAGAAGATCCAAGCAGGTTGGCCCAAGCCATCCTGCGTATCAAACAGTACTCCCCTGAAGAATTGGAAATGGTGGCGGAGCAGGGCCGAAGATATATTGATCAATCCGCCGACCGTTCGAAGCTGGCACGTGTTCTTTACAATGAGTTGGAGTGGAATGAATCCCCACGGGTAAAGGAAATGGAACAGGTAAAGCGGTAA